In the Gossypium arboreum isolate Shixiya-1 chromosome 10, ASM2569848v2, whole genome shotgun sequence genome, one interval contains:
- the LOC108471782 gene encoding disease resistance-like protein DSC1, giving the protein MTSSSSSSPTLMKYHVFLSFRGEDTRLNFTTHLLQALKSKGLDVFFDEEKLERGEQLAPALSRAIAVSNMSIIVLSEDYASSKSCLAELSDIMDRYRTKQQIVLPIFYHVKPSDVENLGGSFKTPFDKHEIRRSVDEVKRWKTAFAEVGKLKGWHIDGSISDRLETTHIKGIVVHVMQKLMKHQVFVSLGEDTRLNFSNHLVNALEKVGINVFPDNETLEKGEKLPLAYSRAISASNLSILVLSKDYASSKSCLAELSAIMYCKREPTDKHIVLLIFYHVDPSDVRNIGGTFEASFKKHKSEQPAKRVQQWNLLLQRPDTEYIKDVVEYVIKKLANIKSGSASEELVGIEYQKKTILELIKKEGCHVLGLWGMGGQGKTTLAEAVYKEISSEFESSWFLQNVREKVEKQGKESLRNELFSKLLNSDVDIGTPSVGSTLTQDRLKKKKVLVVLDDVDKSDQIDCMGIGDFGYGSKTIITSRNRQVLVSGRADTIHLVKKLNEKDSLQLFSTFVFKQSNPAVDFQDLSLRFVNYTQGNPLALKVLGSDLYKRTIRYWESKVKMLKDCPPDKQISEVLKSSYDGLSPVEQNIFLDIACFFKGEPKKTTKHILSDCYKGAECGISKLVDKCLINISFSTYATKSKERYSWIISMHDMLEEMGKDIACQESTTLGKCSRLWSPKHVEQVLTFYQGTDQIKGITSDMSHMDNLRFRHPLVFQNMINLKYIILYFSSNPLLEEHGYYKKLFTCQLDILFLPDELRYLQWDYYPFTSLSSNFNPKNLVVLKLPHGNMKQLWNEDNHQDLVHLRKINLFNCKNLKKIPNLLGALNLERLDCENCESLVKLPSLARLTSLKTLRIKGCRSLKKFPEIPNNFYELDLSETGIKKVPDFIERLDRLERLTLTNSMVKDVSSNISKLKSLKVLDLSGCPIVRSPEIPRSLTGLYLSGTQIEEVDLSSNSVSSNSRAKDASSDGCPIVKSVVSIGSEACKLLY; this is encoded by the exons ATgacttcttcttcctcttcatcTCCTACTCTAATGAAGTATCATGTTTTCTTGAGCTTCAGAGGTGAAGACACGCGCCTTAATTTCACCACTCACTTACTTCAAGCTTTGAAAAGCAAGGGACTTGATGTTTTCTTCGATGAAGAAAAACTGGAAAGGGGGGAGCAGCTTGCACCAGCACTTTCTCGAGCAATTGCAGTGTCAAATATGTCAATCATCGTTTTGTCTGAAGACTACGCCTCTTCGAAATCATGCTTGGCTGAACTCTCTGACATCATGGACCGCTATCGCACCAAACAACAAATTGTTCTTCCCATCTTTTACCATGTTAAACCCTCTGATGTGGAGAATCTTGGTGGGAGTTTTAAGACACCCTTTGACAAGCATGAAATAAGGAGGTCAGTTGATGAAGTGAAACGATGGAAAACTGCTTTTGCTGAAGTTGGTAAATTAAAAGGGTGGCATATAGATGGAAGCATCTCGGATAG ACTTGAAACCACGCACATCAAGGGTATTGTTGTGCATGTTATGCAAAAGTTGATGAAGCATCAAGTTTTTGTAAGCTTAGGTGAAGATACACGCCTCAACTTCTCCAATCACCTAGTCAATGCTTTGGAAAAAGTAGGAATTAATGTCTTCCCCGATAACGAAACCCTGGAAAAAGGAGAGAAACTTCCACTAGCATATTCTCGAGCAATTTCGGCCTCAAATCTCTCAATCCTCGTTTTATCTAAAGACTATGCTTCTTCAAAATCATGCTTAGCTGAACTTTCTGCCATCATGTATTGCAAGCGTGAGCCCACTGATAAACATATTGTTCTTCTCATCTTTTACCATGTTGATCCTTCCGATGTGCGAAATATTGGTGGGACTTTTGAAGCATCCTTTAAAAAGCATAAATCAGAGCAACCAGCTAAAAGAGTACAACAATGGAATCTACTTTTGCAGAG ACCTGATACCGAGTACATTAAAGATGTGGTTGAATATGTTATAAAAAAGTTGGCGAATATTAAGTCTGGAAGTGCTTCTGAAGAATTGGTTGGAATAGAATATCAGAAAAAGACGATTTTGGAGCTGATTAAGAAAGAAGGCTGTCATGTATTAGGACTTTGGGGAATGGGTGGTCAAGGCAAAACAACCCTTGCTGAGGCTGTATATAAAGAAATCTCTTCAGAATTTGAAAGTAGTTGGTTTCTTCAAAATGTTAGGGAGAAAGTAGAAAAACAAGGGAAGGAATCCTTACGAAATGAACTTTTTTCGAAATTATTGAACTCAGATGTTGATATTGGCACCCCCTCCGTAGGATCCACTTTAACACAAGACAGGCTCAAGAAAAAGAAAGTACTTGTTGTCCTTGATGATGTTGATAAGTCAGATCAAATAGATTGTATGGGTATTGGGGATTTTGGTTATGGAAGTAAAACCATTATTACATCTAGAAATAGACAAGTGCTTGTGAGCGGAAGAGCTGACACGATACATTTGGTAAAGAAGTTAAATGAGAAGGATTCTCTTCAACTTTTTTCTACCTTTGTGTTTAAGCAGTCAAATCCCGCAGTTGATTTCCAAGATCTATCCCTTAGGTTTGTAAACTACACCCAAGGCAATCCGCTTGCTCTTAAAGTTTTGGGTTCTGATTTATATAAAAGGACCATAAGGTATTGGGAAAGTAAGGTGAAGATGCTAAAGGACTGTCCCCCAGACAAACAAATTTCAGAGGTTTTGAAAAGTAGTTATGATGGGCTAAGTCCGGTAGAGCAGAATATATTTCTTGACATTGCATGCTTCTTTAAAGGGGAACCcaaaaaaacaacaaaacatattcTAAGTGATTGTTATAAGGGTGCAGAGTGTGGAATAAGCAAATTGGTCGACAAGTGCCTGATTAATATCTCATTTTCTACTTATGCTACAAAGAGCAAAGAGAGATATTCATGGATAATTTCTATGCATGATATGCTTGAAGAGATGGGAAAGGACATTGCTTGTCAAGAGTCTACAACCCTTGGAAAGTGCAGTAGGCTATGGAGTCCTAAACACGTGGAACAAGTGCTCACATTTTATCAA GGGACTGATCAAATTAAAGGAATAACGTCAGACATGTCACATATGGATAATCTACGGTTCCGGCACCCTCTTGTTTTTCAAAACATGATTAATCTTAAATATATCATCCTCTATTTTTCTTCGAATCCGTTGTTGGAGGAACATGGATATTATAAGAAGTTGTTTACATGccaacttgatattctatttCTTCCCGATGAGCTAAGGTATCTTCAATGGGATTATTACCCCTTCACATCTTTATCATCAAATTTTAATCCAAAGAACCTTGTCGTGTTGAAATTGCcacatggaaacatgaaacaacTTTGGAATGAAGATAATCATCAg GATCTTGTTCATTTACGAAAAATTAACCTTTTTAATTGCAAAAATTTAAAGAAGATCCCTAATTTATTAGGAGCCCTCAACCTGGAAAGACTTGACTGTGAGAATTGCGAAAGTTTGGTTAAACTTCCTTCCCTCGCCCGTTTGACATCACTTAAAACCCTTCGCATTAAGGGATGCCGTAGTCTCAAGAAGTTTCCGGAGATCCCAAATAACTTTTATGAGTTAGATTTATCAGAAACCGGAATAAAAAAGGTACCTGATTTCATTGAGCGTCTCGACAGACTTGAACGGTTGACCTTGACAAACTCAATGGTAAAAGATGTATCAAGCAATATTTCAAAGTTGAAATCCCTTAAAGTTCTAGATCTTAGTGGTTGTCCAATCGTCAGATCCCCAGAAATCCCAAGAAGCTTAACAGGATTATACCTATCTGGAACTCAAATTGAAGAAGTGGACTTGTCTTCCAACTCAGTGTCTTCCAACTCAAGGGCAAAAGATGCATCGAGTGATGGTTGTCCAATCGTCAAATCtgttgtttcaatagggtcggaagcgtgtaaattattgtactaa
- the LOC108471780 gene encoding secreted RxLR effector protein 161-like — protein MPLNLKLSKNDGEKICDPSIYRSIVGSSLYLTATRPDLMFPATLLSRFMSSPSDVHLGVTKRVLRYVKGTTSEWLNYLKVGNVKLIGYSDSDWAGSLDDMKSTSGYVFNLGSGAICWSSKKQQVVAQSTAEAEYITAAANQAIWLRNLLSDLGFE, from the coding sequence ATGCCTCTAAACTTGAAGTTGTCAAAGAATGATGGTGAAAAAATCTGTGATCCTTCTATTTACAGAAGCATAGTTGGAAGTTCACTTTACTTGACTGCAACAAGACCTGATTTAATGTTCCCTGCAACATTGTTATCGAGGTTTATGAGTTCACCTTCTGATGTTCATTTGGGAGTTACCAAGAGGGTTCTCAGGTATGTGAAGGGCACAACAAGTGAATGGCTGAATTATTTAAAGGTAGGAAATGTGAAGTTGATTGGATATTCTGACAGTGATTGGGCAGGGAGTTTGGATGACATGAAGAGTACATCTGGGTATGTTTTTAACCTTGGCTCAGGTGCAATCTGTTGGAGTTCCAAGAAGCAACAAGTTGTGGCTCAATCAACTGCAGAAGCAGAATATATTACTGCTGCTGCAAACCAAGCAATTTGGTTGAGAAATTTGCTTTCTGATCTTGGTTTTGAGTAA